Proteins encoded in a region of the Sparus aurata chromosome 6, fSpaAur1.1, whole genome shotgun sequence genome:
- the LOC115582809 gene encoding adhesion G protein-coupled receptor B1-like isoform X1, protein MTVTQKLTSDILAVCLLVLLLVLLVVLVLWWTLRRSRSRNLTELKISAGQPTRTLTIRTEPDHADQLLDRLLDRVFVQVETESGDKLEDEPGEEVDGRRGSHSGSDPEVSTAAAASLPSRAVNTLQDKLWKWISITSPPSDTPPHTPSPPPPPPPPPANRDQTDHVDLQQSDGAQQAPSSSKDSSEDKY, encoded by the exons ATGACGGTGACGCAGAAACTGACCTCTGATATCTTGGCTGTGTGcctgctggttctgctgctggttctgctggttGTACTGGTTCTCTGGTGGACCCTCAGACGCAGCAGAAGCAG AAACCTCACAGAGCTGAAGATCTCAGCAGGACAACCCACTCGCACCCTGACCATCAGAACTGAGCCGGACCATGCCGACCAGCTGCTGGACCGCCTTCTGGACCGAGTCTTTGTTCAGGTGGAAACTGAATCTGGGGACAAACTTGAAGATGAACCTGGAGAGGAAGTTGATGGACGACGTGGATCTCATTCCGGATCCGATCCAGAGgtttcaacagcagcagcagcttctcttcCCAGCAGAG CCGTGAACACTCTGCAGGACAAACTGTGGAAATGGATCTCTATTACAAGTCCTCCTTCTG ACACACCTCCACAtactccttctcctcctcctcctcctcctcctcctccagccaaTCGGGATCAAACCGACCACGTCGACCTTCAGCAGTCAGATGGAGCCCAGCAGGCTCCTTCGTCGTCTAAAGATTCATCCGAGGACAAATATTAA
- the rem1 gene encoding GTP-binding protein REM 1: protein MTLNTQREKEPLRRRASTPIPPGHFCHHPSWPRDTRLSSSTLPDPEQPRAQRSHPPLGQSASYHPGDKSLHYRAQWSSDSEDDSQSDSECIYRVVLLGDHGVGKTSLAGIFAGITEKDEQPGEDTYERTLTVDGEETTLIVMDTWENDRLEAEDDSSQVDCLKVGSAYVIVYSVTDRSSFDSASELRITLRRARQAENLPIILVGNKSDLVRSREVAVEEGRACAVVFDCKFIETSASLQHNVAELFEGVVRQIRLRRDGSEAAQRRRSIYKRKESLTQKARRFLDRLVARNNQRMAVKARSKSCHDLAVL, encoded by the exons ATGaccctcaacacccagagagagaaggagcccCTGCGACGGCGAGCCAGCACGCCGATTCCTCCCGGCCACTTCTGCCATCACCCGTCCTGGCCCCGAGACACTCGGCTCTCCAGCAGCACCCTTCCCGACCCCGAGCAGCCCCGCGCCCAGCGCAGCCACCCTCCTCTGGGACAGTCGGCGTCGTACCACCCTGGAGACAAGTCGCTCCACTACCGCGCCCAGTGGAGTTCAGACTCGGAGGACGACTCGCAGAGCGACTCGGAGTGCATTTACAGAGTGGTGTTGCTAGGCGACCATGGCGTCGGAAAGACCAGCCTTGCGGGAATCTTTGCTGGAATCACAGAGAAAGACGAACAACCAGGAG AGGACACGTACGAGCGCACACTGACAGTAGATGGAGAGGAAACCACACTCATCGTCATGGATACCTGGGAGAACGACAGACtg GAGGCGGAGGACGACTCCTCTCAGGTCGACTGTCTGAAGGTTGGGAGTGCTTACGTCATCGTGTACTCCGTCACGGACCGCTCCAGCTTCGATTCCGCCTCTGAGCTCCGTATCACGCTGCGACGCGCCCGCCAGGCCGAAAACCTTCCCATCATCCTCGTGGGCAACAAGAGCGACCTGGTCCGGTCTAGAGAAGTCGCTGTAGAAG AGGGCCGAGCGTGTGCAGTGGTGTTTGACTGTAAATTCATTGAGACATCGgcgtctctgcagcacaatgTGGCTGAGCTTTTCGAAGGCGTGGTCCGACAGATCCGCCTCCGTCGGGACGGCAGCGAGGCCGCCCAACGCCGACGCTCCATCTACAAACGCAAAGAGAGCCTTACCCAGAAGGCTCGGCGCTTCCTGGACCGACTGGTAGCACGCAACAACCAGCGCATGGCGGTCAAAGCGCGGTCTAAGAGCTGCCACGACCTGGCCGTCCTCTGA
- the pnp4a gene encoding purine nucleoside phosphorylase 4a, with protein MHSKEQISHDEYQKTADWLMSQTKHRPQVAIICGSGLGMLADTLKCQDSFAYSDIPGFPQSTVQGHAGRLVFGELKGKTCVCMQGRFHMYEGHSLCKTTFPVRVFKLMGVETLIVTNAAGSLADGLQPGDIMVIKDHVNFPGLVGLNPLCGPNDDKFGPRFPAMSGCYDKGLRCVAMEIAKQLGVASLVQEGVYAMVGGPNFESIAEARLLHRLGVDAVGMSTAPEVVVATHCGLRVFGLSLITNKVVKSYEDSDSVNHEGVLEIGRLRSHTVQQLVTELVSRMEINNNNTNNAV; from the exons ATGCACAGCAAAGAACAGATCAG tCATGACGAATACCAGAAGACAGCCGATTGGTTGATGTCTCAGACGAAGCACCGCCCCCAGGTGGCGATCATCTGTGGGTCTGGACTGGGCATGCTCGCCGACACCCTGAAGTGTCAAGACTCCTTCGCTTATTCTGACATACCGGGTTTCCCACAGAGCACAG TGCAGGGTCATGCTGGGCGGCTGGTTTTCGGGGAGCTGAAGGGGaagacgtgtgtgtgcatgcagggtCGCTTCCACATGTATGAAGGACACTCACTCTgcaag acCACGTTTCCAGTCCGTGTCTTCAAGCTAATGGGGGTGGAGACTCTGATCGTGACGAATGCTGCAGGTTCATTGGCTGATGGCCTCCAGCCTGGTGACATCATGGTCATCAAAGACCACGTCAACTTCCCCGGACTGGTCGGTCTGAACCCGCTGTGCGGACCCAACGACGACAA gTTCGGCCCTCGTTTCCCAGCCATGTCAGGTTGCTATGACAAAGGCCTGCGTTGCGTAGCGATGGAGATCGCCAAGCAACTGGGCGTGGCCAGCCTGGTACAGGAAGGAGTGTACGCCATGGTGGGTGGGCCTAACTTCGAAAGCATTGCTGAGGCCAGACTGCTGCATCGACTTGGGGTGGACGCTGTCG GTATGAGTACAGCTCCCGAGGTCGTCGTGGCGACTCACTGCGGTCTGAGAGTGTTTGGCCTCTCTCTGATCACCAACAAG GTGGTGAAGAGCTACGAGGACTCAGACAGTGTGAACCACGAGGGCGTGCTGGAGATCGGCCGGCTTCGTTCTCACACTGTGCAGCAGCTGGTGACTGAACTGGTCAGCAGGATGGAGATCAATAACAACAATACCAATAAtgctgtctga
- the LOC115582809 gene encoding uncharacterized protein DDB_G0284459-like isoform X2, producing the protein MFVLLRNLTELKISAGQPTRTLTIRTEPDHADQLLDRLLDRVFVQVETESGDKLEDEPGEEVDGRRGSHSGSDPEVSTAAAASLPSRAVNTLQDKLWKWISITSPPSDTPPHTPSPPPPPPPPPANRDQTDHVDLQQSDGAQQAPSSSKDSSEDKY; encoded by the exons ATGTTTGTTCTCCTCAGAAACCTCACAGAGCTGAAGATCTCAGCAGGACAACCCACTCGCACCCTGACCATCAGAACTGAGCCGGACCATGCCGACCAGCTGCTGGACCGCCTTCTGGACCGAGTCTTTGTTCAGGTGGAAACTGAATCTGGGGACAAACTTGAAGATGAACCTGGAGAGGAAGTTGATGGACGACGTGGATCTCATTCCGGATCCGATCCAGAGgtttcaacagcagcagcagcttctcttcCCAGCAGAG CCGTGAACACTCTGCAGGACAAACTGTGGAAATGGATCTCTATTACAAGTCCTCCTTCTG ACACACCTCCACAtactccttctcctcctcctcctcctcctcctcctccagccaaTCGGGATCAAACCGACCACGTCGACCTTCAGCAGTCAGATGGAGCCCAGCAGGCTCCTTCGTCGTCTAAAGATTCATCCGAGGACAAATATTAA